The window CCACCACCATCCAGGTGGCGGGGTTGATGCAGAGGTTGTCGTGGATGTGCCAGCCCGTAAGGGGGCCGCCGAAGTCGGGCGCCGTCTGGTCGGGTCGGGCCATGAACATCACGCCTACCAGCTTCAGGTTGCCGTCGGGGCCGCGGGCGTAGACCAGGGACTCGATGCGTTCCGTGTCCAGGACGCGGTTGTCCAGGTAGTAGCGGGGATTGACATAGTGGTACAGGAAGGTGCGGGTAGTCATGCGGTAGCCTTCGGCCTCGGCCGCCTTCACGTCCTCGTAGCGACGGGCCGTCTCCCGAACCCGCTGCAGCACGTCCGCGGCTGTCAGCAGCTCCTGGGCGGTGATGGCGATCCCTGTGCCGTGGGGGTGGTGGACCCCCGGCAGGGCCGAGCTTCGGTCGGGCGCCGGGTCGTGTCGGTGGGCCTCCGGCGCTATCGCCACCTGCGCCCCGTGACCGTCTTGCGAGTGTTCGGCTACCGCCTCGGCATGCTGATGCTCCCCGACGGAGACCCCCATCAGCAAGGCCAGGCTCGCCGTCCCGGCCACCGTCGCCAGCGCCCCGGCCAGGGCTAGCCGGGCAGCCGCGCCGTAGCGGCCTTCCCGCAGCTGCCCCACCAGGAAGAGGCAGAAGGCGACCACCAGAAGTGCCAGGCCGGCAGCGAACAGGTGGTGGCCCGGGTTCTCTGGGGCCAGGACACCCTCGTGGGCCGTGCTCTCGGGCGACAACCTGTGCAAGCGGAGGTCCCAGACGAGGCCCACCAGCATGGTCAGCAACCCTGTCAGCCCCACCCAGGGGCCCCAGCGCACCATCCCGTTCAGCATGGCTGCTCCCTCCTACCCCGGCTCGGCTCTTGGAGCAGCCATAGGTAACTAGTGTCCCAATTATACCGCCCGTTACAGGTTTCGTGCCGTTTCTCATCGAACTCTAATCCAGGCCGGCCTAAAATGAGGGCGCCATGAGGGTGCTGGTAGTCGAGGACGAGCGCCGTCTAGCCCAGGTCGTGCGGCGTGTCCTGGAGGAGGAGGGCCACAGCGTCGACCTGGCCTACGACGGAGAGGAGGCCCTCTCTCTGGCCGTGGACGGCAGCTACGACGTCATCGTCCTGGACATACTGCTGCCCAAGGTGGACGGGGTGGAGGTGTGCCGCAGCCTGCGGCGGGCGCGGGTGGACGTGCCGGTGCTGATGCTAACGGCCCTGGACTCGGTGGAAGACCGGGTGCGAGGCCTGGATGCTGGCGCCGATGACTATCTCCCCAAGCCTTTCGCCTTCCAGGAGCTGCTGGCCCGCATCCGTGCCCTGGGGCGTCGAAGGGTGGACCCCCGGGAGCCCGACCGGCTGCAGGTGGCCGACCTGGTGCTGGACCTGCGGCGGCGGCGGGCGGAACGAGGGGGCAAGGTCATCGAGCTGTCGCCGCGGGAGTTCGCCCTGCTGGAGTTTCTGATGCGCAACGCCGGCCGGGTCCTCACCCGCACCCAGATCCTGGACCACGTCTGGGGCTACGACTTCGCTCCCGACTCCAACCTGGTGGACGTCTATATCGCTTATCTTCGGCGCAAGGTGGACAAGGGCCACTCGCGGGCCCTCATCCACACCGTCCGCGGCCACGGCTACATGCTCTCGGAGTAATATGGGGCGGGAGGGGGCGCAGTGTTCTCCTCTGCCCGCTTGCGGCTGACCCTCTGGTTCGCTGGGGTGCTGGCCCTGGTGCTGGTGGCCATGGGCAGCGCTGTCTATCTGTCCACGCGGCAGTCCCTCCTGAGCAGTCTCGACGCCGACCTGCGTTCGAGGGCGAGCAAGGAAGTGGTGTCACTGGTGGCTCGCCTGTCGGAGGCGTCCCGGCGGCAGCTGCCTCTGGACCAGGTGCGGGTGGGGCCGGAGCGGCCGTCCGCTCCTTACTTTTACGCCCTGCTGCGGGCCGATGGCCAGGTGCTTTCGGCCAGCGCCAACACCGACCCGGCCGCCCTGCCCCCGGCCGAGGTCACCAGGGAGGCTGCTAACGGCGACCCCGTCTTCGTCAACACCCGTGACCAGCAGGGCGAGGACATGCGAGTCTATCTGCTGCCCATGAGCGGGCCCCGGGGCAGTTACGTGCTGGCGGTGGGGCGCAGCCGCGAGCCGGAGACCGATGCCCTGCAGCGCCTGCTGCTGGTGCTGGTGGGGGGTGGAGCCGCTGGCCTGGCCATGGCATCGGTGGGGGGCTATTTCCTGGCTGGACTGGCCCTGCGACCCATCCGCCAGGCGCTGGAGCGCCAGCGGTCTTTCGTGGCCGACGCCTCCCACGAGCTGCGTACCCCGCTGGCCCTCATTCGGGCCAGCGCCGAGCTGCTGCGTCGCCATCCCGAGGAGCCCATAGCCGCTCACCAGCAGGCCGTTAACGATATCCTGGCCGAGAGCGAGCGCCTGGGCCGGTTGGTGGCCCAGTTGCTGGTGCTGGCCCGCGCCGACTCCGGGCGCCTCTCCCTCGACCTGAAGCGGGTGGACCTGTCAGCCGTGGCCCGGGATGTGGTCAGGCAGCTGGAGCCTCAGGCCAGCGAGAGGGGTCTGGAGCTGACCTGCTTGGCCGATGGCCCCGTCCTTATCCGGGGCGACGAAGCGCGACTGCGAGAAGTGCTGCTCATTCTCCTGGACAACGCCCTCAAGTTCACCGAGGCGGGCGGCAAGGTCACAGTGCAGGTGGGGGAGTCCGCTGGCCGGGCCAGGCTTTCGGTGTCCGACACGGGCATCGGCATCCCGGCCGAGCACCTGCCACGGATCTTCGACCGCTTCTACCGGGTGGACCGGGCCCGCAGCCAGGACGGAGGGGCTGGCCTGGGGCTGGCCATCGCCAAGAGCATCGTGGAGGCGCACGAGGGGCGCATCTGGGCCGAGAGCGAGCCCGGGGCCGGCAGCACCTTCCATGTGGAGCTGCCGCGTTCGGGCCCCCGTCGACGACGCGAGGCCAGTTGACAGGGGGACTGGAAGGTGTAACTTAGGATATGGCCGCCCGTGCCGAGGTGGCGGAAGATGGCAGACGCGCCGCCTTGAGGGGGCGGTGCCCGCAAGGGCGTGCGGGTTCAAATCCCGCCCTCGGCACCAGGCCTGTGGAGCGGAAGTAGCGCAGCGGTAGCGCGCCTCCTTGCCAAGGAGGAGGTCGCGGGTTCGAATCCCGTCTTCCGCTCCAAATTTGTTTCCTAGCGACCTGGCAGGCCTCCAGGCGGACGGCTATAATGCTGATGGACGGGCCGTGAGGGCCCGTCGTGGCCCGCCGCCACAGCGAGGCGACGTAGCCAAGGGGTTAAGGCAGGGGACTGCAAATCCCCGATCGCGGGTTCGAATCCCGCCGTCGCCTCCAGCCTGGCCGCCGAGAGGCGGGACGAGCCGCTCTGTTATCCGCACAGCTCTCCCTCGGACTCGGTCCACAGGCCCGGGGACTCGCCTTTGGCAACTGGCCCGGAAGCCTTGACAGGGGCGACGCGGGGTGATAGGCTGGCCTCAAAAGAAAGTGTCAGACTGACACTAAGTCAGAAAGGGGAAGTCGATGGCGGCGCAGGCGAGGCCCCTGACCTTCATCAGCGAGGAGGACCTGCTCAACGAGGCCATGGAATGTCCCGTGGACCGGGAGCTGGACACCCGGCCCCTGGCCCAGGAAAGGGCCTTCGCCTTCTGGCAGAAGGACATCCCTGAGGAATACTGGCACCTCACCGCCGCCGAGATGAAGGAGCGCATCGCCCGCGCGCGGGAGGCCCTGGGCCGCCGCTGCGTCGTCCTCGGCCACCACTACCAGCGGGAGGACATCATTCAGTTCGCCGACATCCGCGGCGACTCCTTCAAGCTGGCCCAGTGGGCCGCCCAGCAACCCGAGGCCGAGTTCATCGTCTTCTGCGGCGTCCACTTCATGGCCGAGGCGGCCGATATCCTTTCGCAGCCTCACCAGAAGGTGGTGCTGCCCAACATGGCCGCCGGCTGCTCCATGGCCGACATGGCCGACCCCGAGGACGTCTACGCCTGCTGGGACGAGCTGCAGGAGGCGGGCATCGACAACGTCCTGCCCGTGACCTATATGAACTCGGCTGCCAGCCTCAAGGCCTTCTGCGGTCGCCACGACGGCATCGTCTGCACCTCGTCCAACGCCAAGCGGGTGTTCGAGTGGGCCTTCCAGCGGGCCGAGAAGGTCCTCTTCTTCCCCGACCAGCACCTGGGACGCAATACCGCCCTCAAGCTGGGCATCCCCCTGGACGAGACGGTCGTGTGGGACTACACCCTGCCCTACGGCAGCCTCGGCGGCAACACCCTGGAGCAGCTGCGAAGGGCGAAGGTCATCCTCTGGCGGGGGCACTGCTCGGTGCACATGCGCTTCAGCGTGCAGCAGATCGAGGAGGCGCGACGCAAGTACCCCGACGTGAAGGTCATCGTCCACCCCGAGTGCCGCATGGAGGTCGTCCAGGCTGCGGACATGGACGGCTCCACCGAGTTCATCGCCAAGACCATCGCTGAGGCGCCTCCGGGGACCAAGTGGGCCGTGGGCACCGAGATCAACCTGGTCTCCCGGCTGGCGCGGGAGAACCCCGACAAGCTGGTCTTCTGCCTCGACCCGGTGGTCTGCCCCTGCTCCACCATGTACCGCATCCACCCTGCCTACCTGTGCTGGGTGCTGGAGGAGCTGGCCCGGGGGCGGGTGGTCAACCAGGTGAAGGTGGACGAGGAGACGGCCCACTACGCCCGCCTGGCCCTGGAGCGGATGCTCTCTGTCCCCTGATATCAGCGGCCGCCAACTTGCCGTAAAATGGGGCGGGGGAAGGAACCCTTGGCCCGTCGCACCGCCCTCAAGCGCCTCATCGGCCGTGCCCAGCTACGACGCCGTGTCGGCGAGCTGGCCGGCGAGATCGCCCGCGACTACCGAGGCACCCAGCCGGTGCTGGTGGGCACCCTCAAGGGCAGCTTCGTCTTCCTGGCCGACCTGTCCCGTCGCCTGCGGTTGCCGGTGGAGATAGACTTCATCGGCACCGCCAGCTACGGCCAGGGAAAGGAGAGCAGCGGCCAGGTCCGCATCTACCACGCCCCGCGCTGCGACCTGCGCGGCCGTCATGTGCTGCTGGTGGAAGACATCGTGGACACGGGGCTGACGCTGGACGAGGTGCGACGCTACCTGCAGTCGCAGGGGCCAGCCAGTCTGCGCATCTGCGCCCTGCTCATGAAGCGCAGGGCGCACGAGGCGGGCATCAGGGTAGACTACCTGGGCTTCCTGGTGCCCGACGATTTCCTGGTGGGCTACGGCCTGGACTGTGCCGAGCGCTACCGCAATCTGCCCGACGTCTACGTCCTGGACGGGGAGGGATAGACATGGGCCGACCGCAGCCGCCCGCACACCTGGACCGGGTCATCGCCGCCGCCCGCGGCGACGAGCCGGGCGACCTGCTCTTCCGCAACGCCCGCATCGTCAACGTCTTCACGGCCGAGATCGAAGAGGGGGATGTGCTGGTCAAGGACGGCTACATCGCCGGCATCGGCCCCGATTACCAGGCGCGGGTGGTGACCGACCTGAGGGGTGCCTACCTGTTGCCAGGCTTCATCGACGGCCACGTGCACCTGGAGAGCTCTTACCTCTATGTGGACCAGTACGCGCGGGCGGTGGTGCCGCGGGGGACCACCAGCGTGGTGACGGACCTGCACGAGCTGGCCAATGTGGCCGGCCTGCGGGGCCTGCGCCGCTATCTGCGGGATGCCCGTCGCCTGCCCCTGGACGTCTTTCTGGTGGTGCCTTCCTGTGTGCCCGCCACCTTCGACCTAGAGACCTCGGGCGCCACCCTGGGGCCGCGGGAGATCAAGACTGCCCTGCGCTGGCCCGAGGCTATCGGCCTGGGGGAGATGATGAACTTCCCTGGCGTCATCCAGGGGGACCGCGACTGTCTGGACAAGCTGGTGGCCGCCTGGGGCCACCCTCTCGACGGCCATGCTCCCAAGGTGAGCGGCAAGGCCCTCAACGCCTACCTGGCCGCCGGCCCCCGCTCGGACCACGAGACCACCCAGCACCACGAGGGCTTGGAGAAGCTGAGGCGGGGGATGTTCCTGATGATCCGCGAGGGGACCACCGAGAAGAACCTGGAGGAGCTCCTGCCCCTGGTCAACGACGACACCTATCCCCGCTGTCTGCTGGTGGTGGACGACCGCTCCTGTCGCGACCTGCTGTACGACGGCGACATGGACGCGGTGGTCAGGAAGGCCATTCGCCTGGGGTTGCGGCCAGTGCGGGCCATACAGATGGCCACCCTGCATCCGGCCCTCTGGTTCGGCCTGCGCGACCGGGGCGCCGTGGCGCCGGGATACGTGGCCAACCTCATCGTGGCCGACGACCTGAACGACCTGCGTCCGCGTCAGGTCTATTACCGGGGCCAGCTGGTGGCCCAGGACGGCCGCGCCCTTTTCCAGGGCGTGCGCCGCATCCCCCGCTGGCTCCTGAACACGGTGCGTCCGGTGCCCCTCAGCACCGAGGCCTTCCGGGTGCGGGCGCGGCCAGGCCCCCTTCCCATCATCGAAATCGTGCCCCGGCAGATCATCACCCGGCGGGTGGAGGCGGAGCTGCCGCGGCAGGACGGCTATGTGCTGCCGGACCCCTCCCAGGACGTGCTCAAGCTGGCAGTGGTGGAGCGTCACCGGGGCACCGGCAACGTGGGCGTGGGCTTCGTCAAGGGCTTCGGCCTCAAGCGCGGGGCCATCGCTTCCTCCTTCGCCCACGATTCCCACAACATCGTCATCGTCGGCGCCGACGATGGCGATATGCTCCTGGCCTGCCAGGAGATATGGCGCATGCAGGGGGGCCTCACGGCCGTGTGCGAGGGGCGGGTGCTGGCCTCCCTTCCCCTGCCCATCGCCGGCCTCATGTCGCCGCGGCCGCTGGAGGAGGTGGCCGAGGGCCTGGAGAGGGTGGAGGCAGCGGCGAGGGAGCTGGGCGCGACAGTGCACGCCCCCTACGCCGTCCTCTCCTTCCTGGCGCTGCCCGTCATCCCCGACCTGCGGGTGACCGATAAGGGGCTGGTGGACGTGATGGCCGCCCGCGTCCTGGACCTGACCCAAGTGGCGTGACCGGGGGCCACTACACGGCGAGCATGAAGGCGGCCACGGAGGGCTGGAGGCCGCGGGGCGTTGCCCGTCCTGCGCCGGGTCGGTCCCGAAAGCCGTGACGGCTTGTCCGGAGGTCCGAGTCAGGTCCGCGAGAGGCTGCGCTGAAGATGGCTATCGGGTCCGTGCGCGTGCTCTAGCGTCTCTCCACGGCCCCCTCTACACTTCCCATCTGGATGCCACCATGCGCTGGGACGAGATACGACGCGTAGAGCTGCCGCCCGGTGTGCCCGGCCAGCTCTACCTGATGGCCATGCCAGGACGCCAGCGCCCCCTGCAGACCGACATCGAGCGGGCGCTGGAACTGGGCGTCACTGGCATCGTCAGCCTGGCCCCGCCCGATGAGGTGGCAGACAAGTCGCCCGAGTACGCCGAGGCCATCGCCGCCGGCCTTCTGCCCTTCCCGGTGGAAACCTGCCCCATCGACAACGGCGGCGTTCCTCAGGACCCCGAGGAATTCCGTCGCTTTCTGGAGCGGACGGCCCAGCGGCTGCAGCGGGGGGAGAGGCTGCTGCTGCACTGCTCGGCGGGGGTGGGGCGCACCGGCACCGCCGCTGTGGGGGTGCTGCTCGCTTTGGGGGTGCCCCTGGAGGAGGCGCTGGACCTGGTGCGGCGGGCAGGCTCCTACCCGGAGACGGCCGAGCAGCACCGGTTGGTCCGCTGGCTGGCCGAGAGCGACCTCGGCTGACCTCCCCCTTCCTGGCGTGCTACTATCCCCTCGAGGGATAGCGTCATGGCCGCTGCCTATGACTACGTCGTCGTCGGCTCCGGCATTGCCGGCCTGTATGCTGCCCTTCTGGCTGCCGAGCGGGGCACGGTGTTGGTCCTGACCAAGGGGGCCATCGACGACACCAACACCCGTTGGGCGCAGGGGGGGATAGCTGCCCCGGTGGGGCCCGGCGACTCCCCCGAACTGCACCTGCGGGACACCATCGCAGCCGGTGCCGGCCTCGTGGACGAGGCTGCAGCGCGGGTGATGGTGGAAGAGGCAGCCGAGGCCGTTCAGGACCTGGTGCGCCTTGGCGTCCCCTTCGACACGGTGGAAGGCGAGGTGGCCCTGGCGCGGGAGGGCGGTCACTCCCTGCCCCGCGTCCTCCATGCCGGCGGGGACGCCACCGGAGCGCACGTGGAGGCTGCCCTGGCCGCCTCTGTCCGCGCCGCCCGCATACCGGTGCGCGAGCACTGCCTGGCCACCCGCATCGTGGTGGACGAAGGAAGGGCTGTGGGGATAGAGACGCTGCACTGGCCCACCGGCGAGAAGGTGTCCTATGCCTGCCGGTTCCTGGTGCTGGCCACCGGCGGCGCCGGGCGCATGTTCCGCTACACCACCAACCCGCCCGTGGCCACCGGCGACGGCATAGCCCTGGCCTACCGTGCCGGGGCCGAGATAATGGACATGGAGTTCGTGCAGTTCCATCCCACGGCCCTGCGCAGGCCCGGCGCCCCTCCCTTCCTGATCACCGAGGCCGTCCGCGGCGAAGGGGCGGTGTTGCTCAACCCCCGCGGCGAGCGCTTCATGCCACGATACCATCCTCAGGCGGAGCTGGCGCCCCGCGATGTGGTGGTGAGGGCCATGGTCGCTGAGATGAGGGCCGTCGGGTCGGACCACGTGTTGCTGGACATGAGCCACCTGCCCAGGGAGAGGGTGGCGGCCCGCTTCCCCCAGGTCTACCGCACCTGCCTGGAGCTGGGCCTCGACATCGCCCGTGAGCCGGTGCCGGTGTCGCCCGCCGCCCACTACACTATCGGCGGCATCCGCACCGACCTGTGGGGACAGACCACCCTCCCCGGCCTCTACGCCTGCGGCGAGTGCGCCTGCACCGGCGTCCACGGGGCCAATCGCCTGGCCTCCAACTCCTTGTTGGAGAGCGTCGTGTTCGCTCGTCAACTGGTGCGGCGCACGGCCGAGGCTCCCGCTGGCCACGCCCCCCTGTCGCCAGCGGCTGTCGAGCTGCCTCCACCCGACCCGGCCGAGGCGCCGGCGCCGACCCTGGAGGCGCTCCAGTCCCTCATGTGGGAGGACGTGGGCATCGTCCGCGACGGCGCGGGCCTGACGCGGGCGGCTGCCCTACTGCGGGCCTGGCAGGCGGCCCTGCCGCCGCCCTCCGACCGGCAGTCCCACGAGCTGGCCAACCTCCTGACCTGTGCCCGTCTGACGACCGAGGCTGCCCTGCTGCGGGAGGAGAGCCGGGGCGTCCACTATCGTCTTGACCACCCACAGCCGCGGGAGGAGTGGCGGCGGCATATCGTCTTCCGGCGCTGTCGGGAGGAACGACGGCGATGACGACGCCTCCGTCCCTGTCGCTACACGAGGCGCACCTGCGCCGCCTGGCCGAGAATGCCCTGCTGGAGGACCGCGCCTACGACGACGTCACCACTGCTGCCCTGGTGCCCGAGGAGCAGCAGGGACGGGCTGTGCTGCTGGCCAAGGCCGCGGGGGTGATAGCGGGCCTGCCCGTGGCCCGGGCGGTCTTCGCCGCCATGGACGCGACCCTGCGCTTTGTCCCCCTCGTCGAGGAGGGGGCCCGCGTCGGCCGTGGCGACCGGCTGGCAGTGGTGGAGGGGTCGGTGGCCTCTATCCTGCGCGCGGAGCGGGTGGCCCTCAACTACCTGCAGCGCCTGTCGGGCATAGCTACCCTCACTGCCCGCTATGTGGAGCGGCTGCAGGGCACCGGCGTCCGCCTGCGCGACACCCGCAAGACGACCCCGGGCCTGCGCACTCTGGAGAAGTATGCCGTGCGGGTGGGCGGCGGGACCAACCACCGCCTGAGCCTGGCCGATGGCGTGCTGGTGAAGGACAACCACCTGGCTGCCCTGCGCGCCCGCGGCCTGGGCATCGCCGATGCCGTGCGCCTGGCCAAGAAGGCCAACCCGAGTATGTGGGTCCAGGTGGAGGTGACAACCGTGGCCGAGGCGGAAGAGGCTCTGGCCGCCGGTGCCGACTCCCTTCTGCTGGACAACATGCCCCTCGAGGACATGCGCCAGGTGGTGGCCCTGGCCAAGGGACGCGCCGTGCTGGAGGCGTCGGGCGGCATCACGCTCGAGAACGTGCGGCAGGTGGCCGAAACGGGGGTGGACTACATTTCGGTGGGCGCCATCACCCACTCGGCCCCGGCCCTGGACATCAGCCTGGAGCTGGAGTGATGGACCGCCGTCTGCTGGGTCTGGAGGCGCTGCTCGTGGTCACCCGCTGGCCCCTCGCGCCAGGTCGTCGCTGGTAAAGGTCTCGGAGGTCAGGCCACGGGACGCCGCCGCTCGGGGAGGAGGAAGCTCGCCACGTCCAGCGCGGACGCCAGCGAGCCTAGCGACAGAGGCGACAGGGGAAAACGGGAAGGGGGAACGCAGGGCCGATGGTATCCGTCGGGCCTCTTCGCCGCGTGAGCCCCGTGCTGTGGGGCGTCCTGGCGCTCCTGGTGTCCGCTGCGGTCAGCGCCGCCCTGCACCACTACTTCATCGCCCGCCGCTGGTGGCTGTGGGACATGCTGGGACGGCCCCGGCGGGAACTGGCCTTCCTGATCCGCTACGACTGGGACGATGTCGCCCTCTTCGGTCTGCTCGCTGTAGCCCTCTTCGCCCTCTATGGCCTGGCCTGTTGGGGCGCTGCCCAGCGAGGTCCCCGCTGGCTGGATGTCCTGCCCTTCCTGCTGGCGGCCTTGCTCGGTGTGGCCCTGTTGCCCTCGTACCCCGTCACCTCCAACGACGTCTTTCATTACATCATGGAAGGGCGGATCTTCTGGCTGCACGGGGGCAATCCCCTGGTAGAGACGCCGAGCCAGTATTCCTGGGACCGCTACGTCGCCTACTCCGACTGGTTGAACTCGCCCGCCCCCTACGGCCCCGTATGGATCCTCTCCCTCTGGTTCCCTCAGCTGCTTCCCCAGCGTGACCCGGCCATGGTGGTGCTTTCTTACAAGTCCCTGGCCCTGGTCTTCCATCTGCTGACGGGGGTAGGGGTGTGGCTGCTGGCCGGCCAGTTGGCTCCCGAGCGGAGGAGGTTGGCGGCCACCATCTACACCTGGAATCCCCTCCTCCTGTTCGTCACGGCCGTGGACGGACACAACGATGTGGTGATGATGTTCTTCGCCGTGCTGGCCCTCTACTTCGCTGTGCGGGAGCGCTGGCTCCTCTCCCTGCCTCTGCTGGCCCTCTCGGTCCTGAGCAAGTATGTCACCCTGGTACTGGTGCCACTGGTGCTCTGGTACGGGTGGCGAAGGGGCAGTTGGCGAGGAAGGGCGATGCTGGGGTTGGGGGCCGCCCTGGCGGTGGTGGTGGGGGTGGCGACCCTCGCGCCCTTCTGGCGCGGGATCGACACCTTCCGCGCCCTGGCCAGCGACGAGCGCACCTGGCTGTACGTGTCCTTGCCCGAGACCCTCTATTTCGGCCTCAACGACATCATGTCCCGGCAGGCGGCCATGGATGTCGCCCAGGCTGTGGCGCTGGCCATATTCCTGGTGCCCTACGGCATAGTGCTCTGGCGACTGCGCGGCGGAGGAGAGGCCCTGGTGCGGGCCTGCTATCACGCTATGCTTTTCTACCTTGTCATCGCCTCGGGCATTTTCAACCCCTGGTATATCACCTGGGTGATGGCCCTGGCGGCGCCCCTGGCCGACCGGGCCGCCCTGGTAGCTGGGGCCTTCACCCTCATTGGCATGCTGGCTGCCCACCGCGGCCCCACCCTGCTGCTCAACTTCCAGCGCCACTGGGGCCTCAGCCCCGGGCGGCCCCTCATGGCGGCGGTCCAGTTCCTGCCCGTGCTCGCCCTATGGCTGGCGCTGGAATGGCGCAGGTTGTATAAGAGGGTGCAGATAGGGGCGAAAACCGTTGTGCTGGGGAGAAGCGGATAGACGTCCCATACGTTATTTTAATGTAGGAGGCCCCTTCAGGCGGGGCGTGTTGGGCGTCGGGGGGCAGGCTGCCAGCGAGGGGCCCCGCAAGGAGGGGCTTCTGCCACCGGTCAGGGAGGGTGCCCGTGGTTGAACGCTGCCCCCTGAAGGGGCTCGTCCTCAGCGGGGGACAGGGCACACGTTTACGGCCCTTCACCTATTGTCACGCCAAGCAGCTGTTGCCGGTAGCCAACCGGCCTGTCCTCTTCTACGCCTTGGAACAGATGGCCACGGCCGGTATCCGCGACGTGGGCATTGTGGTCGGCCAGACGGGCGACCAGATCCGTGAAGCGGTGGGAGATGGCTCGGCCTTCGGCCTGCGGGTGACATATATCGAACAGGAGGCGCCCCTCGGACTCGCCCACGCGGTGCTGACGGCGCGCCCTTTCTTGGGTGACGATCCCTTCGTGGTCTTTCTGGGCGACAACCTGCTGGCGGAGAGCATCCGCCCCCACGTACGCGCCTTCCTGGAGCGGCGCCCCGCCTGCCAGCTCCTGCTGCATCCAGTGCCGGACCCCCGTTCTTTCGGGGTGGCGGTAGCGGACGGGCAGAGGGTGCTGCGGGTGGTCGAGAAGCCCGAGGAGCCTCCCTCCAACCTGGCCATCGTGGGCGTCTACATGTTCGACAGAGGCGTGTGGGCCGCTCTGTCAGGCCTCCGTCCCTCCTGGAGGGGCGAACTGGAGCTGACGGACGCCATTCAGCGGCTCATAGAGGACGGCCAGCGGGTCGAATATCGGCTGTTGCAGTCGCCATGGGTTGACGTAGGCTCGCTGGAAAGCATACTAGAAGCGAACCGTGTCGCCCTGCAGTGCATCTCCGCCCGCAACGAAGGCGTCGTGGACGCTGAGTCGATGCTGGAGGGGCCGGTGGTGATAGAGGCGGGGGCCTGTGTGGAGCGTAGCCACCTCACAGGCCCCCTGGTCATAGGGGCCGGGGCGCAGGTCCGGGACTGCAGGCTGGGGCCGTTCGTGGCCATCGGCCGCGACTGCCGCCTGGAGCAGGTCTCCTTGCAAGACAGCGTGGTGATGGACGGGGCCGTATTGGAGCGCATAGCCTGGCCCCTGGAGGGCTGCCTCATCGGCCGCCAGGCGGCCATCAGCGGCCCTTTCAGCGAT of the Dehalococcoidia bacterium genome contains:
- the nadC gene encoding carboxylating nicotinate-nucleotide diphosphorylase, with translation MTTPPSLSLHEAHLRRLAENALLEDRAYDDVTTAALVPEEQQGRAVLLAKAAGVIAGLPVARAVFAAMDATLRFVPLVEEGARVGRGDRLAVVEGSVASILRAERVALNYLQRLSGIATLTARYVERLQGTGVRLRDTRKTTPGLRTLEKYAVRVGGGTNHRLSLADGVLVKDNHLAALRARGLGIADAVRLAKKANPSMWVQVEVTTVAEAEEALAAGADSLLLDNMPLEDMRQVVALAKGRAVLEASGGITLENVRQVAETGVDYISVGAITHSAPALDISLELE
- a CDS encoding glycosyltransferase family 39 protein, yielding MVSVGPLRRVSPVLWGVLALLVSAAVSAALHHYFIARRWWLWDMLGRPRRELAFLIRYDWDDVALFGLLAVALFALYGLACWGAAQRGPRWLDVLPFLLAALLGVALLPSYPVTSNDVFHYIMEGRIFWLHGGNPLVETPSQYSWDRYVAYSDWLNSPAPYGPVWILSLWFPQLLPQRDPAMVVLSYKSLALVFHLLTGVGVWLLAGQLAPERRRLAATIYTWNPLLLFVTAVDGHNDVVMMFFAVLALYFAVRERWLLSLPLLALSVLSKYVTLVLVPLVLWYGWRRGSWRGRAMLGLGAALAVVVGVATLAPFWRGIDTFRALASDERTWLYVSLPETLYFGLNDIMSRQAAMDVAQAVALAIFLVPYGIVLWRLRGGGEALVRACYHAMLFYLVIASGIFNPWYITWVMALAAPLADRAALVAGAFTLIGMLAAHRGPTLLLNFQRHWGLSPGRPLMAAVQFLPVLALWLALEWRRLYKRVQIGAKTVVLGRSG
- a CDS encoding glucose-1-phosphate thymidylyltransferase, translating into MVERCPLKGLVLSGGQGTRLRPFTYCHAKQLLPVANRPVLFYALEQMATAGIRDVGIVVGQTGDQIREAVGDGSAFGLRVTYIEQEAPLGLAHAVLTARPFLGDDPFVVFLGDNLLAESIRPHVRAFLERRPACQLLLHPVPDPRSFGVAVADGQRVLRVVEKPEEPPSNLAIVGVYMFDRGVWAALSGLRPSWRGELELTDAIQRLIEDGQRVEYRLLQSPWVDVGSLESILEANRVALQCISARNEGVVDAESMLEGPVVIEAGACVERSHLTGPLVIGAGAQVRDCRLGPFVAIGRDCRLEQVSLQDSVVMDGAVLERIAWPLEGCLIGRQAAISGPFSDGGRFSLALADHSRIRLLDGGP